aaattctttTACTTTTTAAGCGAACTTTTAAATTAAGTAATCTAATCCATGTACATGTAGCATGATACTGAAAATAAGAtgttgataagtttatttttatattaaaacttTAGTAAAAGGTTGATTGTTTTCATGAataaaattttttcaattttagatttgaagaaggaagGTAATCTTTATATTTAGAATCATTAATTTGGACTTACCTTGAAACTTTTTAAATATGCTTGCatgattatttttactttttttcttttttaaaatcagATTCGAAAGAATCACAAATTTGCTTTATAAAAAAAAGGCCTAACCCCAGCAATTTCTTGCGGCCTTCCTTAGAATCTAACTGGAAACCAATGCCATGATGCCTTTGAAGTTTGAACCGACTAAAAACAACTCAAAataaatggtaaaaaaaaaaaatttatctgGATTTTTATTGAAAAAAGAAAATCGCAAAAGTCTACTTTTACTTGGGAAGCTTCCTCCATCGTCAAACAAATGACTCAGCCATCCCTTCCATTGTGGCTGCCCTCAATGAAACACCGTAGAAATCAACTCCATATTTGGAATTGGACCCAcccctttttcttcttcttcttcctctcatTTAAAACCCCACTGCCTTGTTTTTCTCTCGCTCTCTCATCCCTCTCCAATGCTCCTTTCCTCACCATGTCGTACACCACCCACCATGGAGTCTTCTCGCTTTTCTTCTTGCTCTTCCTGCTCCTCTCCCCGCCGCCTTCCTTCGCACAGAACTTCAACCAAGACGAAGAAAATTACGCTCGTTTCAGCCCTTCCATGGCCGTAATCATCGTCGTTTTGATCGCCGCTTTGTTCTTCGTGGGTCTTTTCGCCATTTATATTCGGAATTGTTCCGACGTGTACACCAACAGACAGAGCATCCGCCCCGTCGCCGGGCGTTCATTGCGCGGCACGCGTGGGCTGGACTCGTCGGTGATCGAAACTTTCCCTATCATGGTTTACTCCGAAGTTAAGGGTCATAAGATCGGCAAGGGAGCTTTGGAGTGCGCGGTTTGCTTGAACGAATTCGAAGACGACGAAACGCTGCGTTTGATACCCAAATGCGACCATGTTTTCCACCCTGAATGTATCGACGCTTGGTTAGCTTCTCATACCACTTGCCCCGTTTGTAGAGCCAATCTCGTTCCTCAACCAGGTGACCCCGTGAGTCAACTCACTGCATTAAATAACACTGCCGTCGAGTTAGACCTTGAGGCTCAGAACAATGGCAGTAACTCAGAACCGGAAGAAGAAAGGAGCATAAATAACAACGCTGTTAATTGTCAGGTAGAGGCTCAAGTGGCTTCGGAGGTTGAAGTGAATAATTTGAATGTAACTTTAAATAGGAACCGTACACGTGGATCAAGATCTGGCCGTCCACGTAAACTTTCTTTCTTGCGATCTCACTCGACCGGACATTCTTTGGTCCAACCGGGGGAGAATACAGATCGATTCACTTTACGATTACCAGTTGATGTTCGGAAACAATTAATGAACCGAAAGTTGAATCGGGCGACAAGCTTAGTGTTGCCCAGGGAAAGGAGTTCACGCCGAGGGTACCGAGCATCAGAAGATGGAGGGAGTAATAGAGGGAAACTGGACCGTGGTGCCAAATCGGACAGGTGGGTTTTTAGTATGACGCCACCGTTTTTTAATAGAGCATCTTCCGTGAAATCACTAAAAGTCGCTGCGCATGATGGTGAAGGGACCTCAAGTAATTTGCCGGTTGGAGCAATGGCTAACTCAAGCCGTCCTCCGGTTTAAAGGGTTTATTTAtcttaataatttatcaattgcTATATTGTAACTTAAAAGCCACGTGCTTTGTGTAGATATGTACATTGTCTATGCAAATGATTTCTTTATTATTaatcaaattttggtttattGATTTCAATTTGGTTTTCTAGGgcatataaaacattaaaaatcacaAATATGGCAGACCAAGTCATTAGGAAGATGAGGTttctaaatttatattttatttatttaccttattttcttaataaaaaatatgattttatattaGAATCTAATCAAAGCCTTAAACTTTtaggtaaatatataaattatctggatttttattgaaagaaaaatttattcaTTTCTGCAATTCACAAAAAAaacagatttttttaaaaaaagttaattCTTAAAGAAAAATATGAtctaaatgaaaaattattaaagtCAGGTGACTCAAATGAATGCAcaataaattatttttctcaaaatGAAAACATTTCTTAATCATAGTGCCCTTATTACAAACTTCTTTTTCAGtgcaaaaaatgaaaatttatgaaagttTAGTGACCATTGTGTAATTTGCTCTTTtctttatgaaattaattaatagCATATCTAACCTTAAATGCAGTGTTCAAAGGATGTCCCCTTTTATCACCATTAATTAATACGTTGGGTAAAAGCAATTGAGTCAAAATATGAATGCAAAATTGGAGCTGAATAGGAAAAAGCTGAAATTAccgattaatttaatttaatttaacaacaaaaagtcaACTTCTAGAAAATTTGACTGACTATGAAAAACTCAGGTAAAATtatggatttaatccttttatagtTAGTTACTTATAATTAACACTTTTAAATATTCAAAtacttttttcttaaaaatatgcTTTCCAACTTATGATCCCGATATGGATTTTTTTTCTTAATAGAGTTATTTAAAAAATCCACaccaatattttaaataaaaattttgagcaatgttaactattttaattaattgataACATCATAAAAATAGAGATAAACTATAataatagtcacttttgtttgcttcagattatattttagtcacttatgtttaaaatgttacgttttcGTCACTTACCCTATCATTTTATTACAAAGTGGTCGCTCTACCATTAAACTCTGTTACATACGTAGCAATACAAATgaattttaaatgccaacttggatgtccaATCGCTGGGATGgaaataggtttttaattaaataaatttaatttggattgcCCCGTAagacatccaagttggcatttagaACCCATTTGGACTGCCATATAGGATCACCATTAGGGAGGTAATGGAGCTTAACagtagagtgaccacttcgtaacaaaacgataacgtaagtgactaaaatgtaacatttcaaacataagtgactaaaatataatctgaggcaa
This is a stretch of genomic DNA from Gossypium arboreum isolate Shixiya-1 chromosome 11, ASM2569848v2, whole genome shotgun sequence. It encodes these proteins:
- the LOC108461883 gene encoding E3 ubiquitin-protein ligase ATL6-like, whose protein sequence is MKHRRNQLHIWNWTHPFFFFFFLSFKTPLPCFSLALSSLSNAPFLTMSYTTHHGVFSLFFLLFLLLSPPPSFAQNFNQDEENYARFSPSMAVIIVVLIAALFFVGLFAIYIRNCSDVYTNRQSIRPVAGRSLRGTRGLDSSVIETFPIMVYSEVKGHKIGKGALECAVCLNEFEDDETLRLIPKCDHVFHPECIDAWLASHTTCPVCRANLVPQPGDPVSQLTALNNTAVELDLEAQNNGSNSEPEEERSINNNAVNCQVEAQVASEVEVNNLNVTLNRNRTRGSRSGRPRKLSFLRSHSTGHSLVQPGENTDRFTLRLPVDVRKQLMNRKLNRATSLVLPRERSSRRGYRASEDGGSNRGKLDRGAKSDRWVFSMTPPFFNRASSVKSLKVAAHDGEGTSSNLPVGAMANSSRPPV